The Salinirubellus salinus genome segment TCTCGACCGTCGAGTCGTGGCGACTCACCGGCGGGGTGTTGACAGAGCGCGCCGCGAGGACGTACACGGAGACGCTCACACCGAACCTGTTCAACGCGTACGGCTCCTCGGAGTCGGGGACGAACGCTATCCTCCAGCCAGAGGACCTCCCCGAACACGCCGGGTCGGTGGGGAAGCCGACGCTCGGCGACGAGATTCGGGTCATCGAGTACGACCCCGACCGGACGGTCGGCCCCGACGAGACGGTGCCCGACGGGACGCGCGGCGAGGTCGTCGTCCACACGGCCCAACTGTTCCGCAGCTACTACGAGAACGAGGCCGAATCCGCCGCTCGTGTGCGGGACGGCTGGTACTACACGCACGACATGGGTGTCGTCGACGACGGCTATCTCACCATCGTCGGCCGGTGTGACAACCACGTCCTGAGCGGCGGCGAACTCGTCTCGGCGGCCGAAGTCGAGTCGGTGCTCGAGTCCCACGACGGAGTCTCGGCGGCCGTCGTCGTCGGCACGCCCGACGAGGAGTGGGGCGAGCGCGTCACGGCGTTCGTGGCCACGGACGGCTCGGTCACCGAGGCCGACCTCGAGGCGTTCTGTCGCCATACCGACCGCCTCGCGAACTACAAGCGGCCGCGGACGTACCACCTCGTCCCCGACGTTCGGCTGACGGACACCGGGAAGAAGGCACGAGGCCACTACGAGGCTGTCGCACGCGGTGACGCTCCCGAGGCGTGAGTCGGGAACCGGCACGGCCACCGCGGTAAACGATTAAGAGCGACAGCCGCCATGGTATGACATGGTAGAGTACAGCGCGATAGACGTCTCCGTCGAGGACGACGTCGGGACGCTCACCTTCGACCGCCCGGAGAAGAAGAACGCGATGAACCCCCGTCTGCTCGAGGAGATGGGCGACGCACTCGGTGACCTCCGCGACGAGGTGCACGTGCTGGTCGTCACGGGCGCCGGCGACGCGTTCAACGCGGGGATGGACTTCGACGAGTACTTCGAGGCGGCTCGTGCGGCCGGGCCGCTCGCTGTTCGAGAGGCCAACCGGCTCCACAAGCGGGCTCTCGTCCGTCTCTACGAGTTCCCGGCCCCGACCGTCGCCAAGGTCAACGGCTGGGCGCTCGGCGGCGGGTACATGGCGATGTCGCTGTGTGACCTCGCGATCGGCAGCGAGGACGCGAAACTCGGGCTCTCGGAGATCAACTTCGGTATCGCGGCGGGCGGCGGAACGATGTGGTCGGTCGCCCACACGATGAACCGTCGCGACGCGCTCTACTACACGATGACCGGCGAGCCGTTCACCTGTGCCGAGGCCGTCGAGATGGGCGTCATCAACGAGGCAGTGCCCGCGTCCGAGCTCGACGGGCGAGTCGACGGACTCGTCGACCGGCTGCGACAGAAAGATCGGTTCGCGCTGGAGTACACTCGCCACTACTACGACAAGGTCGTCGAGATGGACTTCCCAGAGGCGCACGACTACGAACTCGCGAAGGGAGAGGAGATGAAGTACCTCCAGGGATACGAGTTCCTCGACCGTGGCGTCAGCGGCTTCACGCAGGACCGTTACCGCCCCGGTGCTGGGGAGGATTATCCCGACGACGAGTAG includes the following:
- a CDS encoding enoyl-CoA hydratase-related protein, which encodes MVEYSAIDVSVEDDVGTLTFDRPEKKNAMNPRLLEEMGDALGDLRDEVHVLVVTGAGDAFNAGMDFDEYFEAARAAGPLAVREANRLHKRALVRLYEFPAPTVAKVNGWALGGGYMAMSLCDLAIGSEDAKLGLSEINFGIAAGGGTMWSVAHTMNRRDALYYTMTGEPFTCAEAVEMGVINEAVPASELDGRVDGLVDRLRQKDRFALEYTRHYYDKVVEMDFPEAHDYELAKGEEMKYLQGYEFLDRGVSGFTQDRYRPGAGEDYPDDE